A section of the Deltaproteobacteria bacterium genome encodes:
- the rpiB gene encoding ribose 5-phosphate isomerase B: protein MIAIGCDHGGVELKDFLVGLLRAQGVALNDCGTQGSESVDYPDYGRAVSTRVSQGAAERGILICTSGIGMSMVANKFPGVRAALVSDLDGARSSREHNDANILVLSGAKTEQQLAREIVEVWLATPFAGGRHQRRVDKISQLEQELGTRLSSQSDKG, encoded by the coding sequence ATGATCGCCATCGGTTGCGACCACGGCGGGGTGGAGCTGAAAGATTTTTTGGTCGGACTCCTGCGCGCCCAAGGCGTTGCGCTGAACGACTGCGGCACCCAAGGATCCGAATCGGTGGACTATCCCGATTATGGCCGCGCCGTTTCGACGCGGGTTTCTCAAGGCGCTGCCGAGCGCGGCATCTTGATCTGCACGAGCGGCATCGGCATGTCGATGGTGGCGAATAAATTCCCCGGCGTGCGCGCCGCGCTGGTGTCCGATCTCGACGGGGCGCGATCGAGCCGCGAGCATAATGACGCTAACATTTTAGTTTTAAGCGGCGCCAAAACCGAGCAACAACTGGCGCGCGAGATTGTCGAAGTCTGGTTGGCGACACCCTTTGCCGGCGGCCGTCATCAGCGCCGGGTCGATAAGATCTCTCAGTTGGAGCAAGAACTCGGCACGCGGCTGAGCAGTCAGAGCGACAAAGGTTGA
- the fabD gene encoding [acyl-carrier-protein] S-malonyltransferase encodes MGKELCEQFPLAKKIFAEAEDALGLPLSRLCFDGPEADLKLTENTQPAILTVSIAALRVLEAETPLRPTWVAGHSLGEYSALVAVGALAFADAVKVVRQRGRLMQQAVPAGEGAMAVILGLEMAQVQELCADAAQGEVVAPANYNGGGQIVIAGAKNAVTRAMALAKERGAKRALDLPVSAPFHCELMRPAADGLRSVLNDISVAPFTIPVLTNVDADTNLDAQRVKGLLIEQAVRPVRWEESVRKLSDLGCQRALEIGPGKVLKGLIKRIDPSMAVENFETPADLARVVGA; translated from the coding sequence ATGGGCAAGGAACTGTGCGAGCAATTTCCCCTGGCGAAAAAGATTTTTGCCGAAGCCGAGGACGCTCTTGGATTGCCGCTGAGCCGGCTGTGCTTCGATGGCCCCGAGGCCGATCTCAAACTTACGGAAAATACTCAACCGGCGATTCTCACGGTGTCGATCGCCGCGTTGCGCGTGCTCGAAGCGGAAACACCGTTGCGGCCGACATGGGTCGCCGGTCATAGTCTTGGCGAGTATAGCGCGTTGGTGGCGGTCGGTGCGCTGGCTTTTGCTGATGCGGTTAAGGTTGTTCGCCAGCGGGGCCGCTTGATGCAACAGGCGGTGCCGGCGGGCGAAGGCGCCATGGCGGTGATCTTGGGTTTAGAAATGGCTCAGGTTCAAGAGCTGTGCGCCGACGCTGCTCAGGGTGAAGTCGTTGCGCCGGCCAATTATAACGGCGGCGGCCAGATCGTCATCGCTGGGGCGAAGAACGCCGTGACCCGCGCCATGGCGCTGGCCAAAGAGCGCGGTGCCAAGCGGGCGTTGGACTTGCCGGTGAGCGCGCCGTTTCACTGTGAACTGATGCGTCCGGCGGCGGACGGATTGCGGTCTGTGTTAAATGACATTTCCGTCGCGCCTTTTACTATTCCGGTCCTCACCAACGTCGACGCTGACACCAATCTCGATGCGCAGCGGGTCAAAGGGTTGCTGATCGAGCAAGCGGTGCGGCCGGTGCGTTGGGAAGAGTCGGTGAGAAAATTATCCGATCTCGGCTGTCAACGCGCGCTGGAAATCGGCCCCGGTAAAGTTCTCAAGGGACTGATCAAACGCATCGACCCGTCCATGGCGGTTGAAAATTTCGAAACGCCGGCGGATTTGGCGCGCGTGGTGGGCGCTTGA
- the plsX gene encoding phosphate acyltransferase PlsX gives MPKIAIDAMGGDHAPGIVIEGALLAARELGVEIVLVGQKEAVEQELAKHPGAPQFQIVAAQQAVPMHESPSVALRKKDSSMRIGFELMKRGEADAVVSAGNSGAMMAIGMFVMGRLTQVARPAILVVVPSLGKGTVIVDAGANVDCKPLHLVQFGLMGSIYAEKILGVANPRVGVLSNGEEESKGTELTRAANQQLAGAPVNHIGYVEGRDIFNGKVDVVVCDGFTGNVALKTMEGVASFAGEVLKGAFEKNISSKLGYVMSRGSLKQAYRRLDYAEYGGAPLIGLDGVAIIAHGGSNPLAIRNAIRQARDAVSQQMNRHIADALAEMDSGAGEKKEGLPQKLWQRFKSKIEAIGDKAEPPSTPEERRRSGES, from the coding sequence ATGCCGAAAATCGCCATCGATGCGATGGGCGGAGATCACGCCCCAGGAATAGTGATCGAAGGGGCGTTGCTCGCTGCCCGCGAACTTGGCGTCGAGATTGTGTTGGTCGGCCAAAAAGAAGCCGTCGAGCAAGAGCTCGCCAAGCATCCTGGAGCGCCGCAATTTCAAATCGTCGCCGCACAGCAAGCCGTGCCGATGCACGAATCGCCTAGCGTCGCCTTGCGGAAAAAAGATTCGTCCATGCGCATCGGCTTCGAGCTGATGAAGCGCGGCGAAGCCGACGCGGTGGTGAGCGCCGGTAATTCCGGCGCCATGATGGCGATCGGCATGTTCGTCATGGGCCGGTTGACGCAAGTGGCGCGGCCGGCGATCCTCGTGGTTGTTCCCAGTTTGGGCAAGGGCACGGTGATCGTCGATGCCGGCGCCAACGTCGACTGCAAGCCGCTGCACTTGGTCCAATTCGGTCTCATGGGTTCGATCTACGCAGAAAAAATTCTCGGTGTCGCCAATCCCCGCGTCGGCGTGCTCAGTAACGGCGAAGAGGAAAGCAAAGGCACCGAGTTGACTCGCGCCGCCAATCAGCAACTTGCCGGCGCGCCGGTCAATCACATTGGCTACGTCGAAGGGCGCGATATTTTTAACGGCAAGGTCGACGTGGTGGTTTGCGACGGCTTTACCGGCAACGTCGCGCTCAAGACCATGGAAGGTGTGGCAAGCTTCGCCGGAGAAGTTTTAAAAGGCGCCTTCGAAAAAAATATTTCCAGTAAATTAGGTTACGTGATGAGCCGCGGTTCGCTCAAGCAAGCGTACCGCCGGCTCGATTATGCCGAATACGGCGGCGCGCCGCTGATCGGTTTGGACGGCGTGGCGATCATCGCCCATGGCGGGTCCAATCCGCTGGCGATCCGAAACGCCATTCGCCAAGCGCGCGACGCGGTGAGCCAGCAGATGAATCGCCATATCGCTGACGCCTTGGCGGAGATGGATTCTGGCGCGGGGGAAAAGAAAGAAGGGTTGCCACAGAAACTCTGGCAACGATTCAAGTCGAAGATCGAGGCGATCGGCGATAAAGCCGAACCGCCGAGCACCCCCGAGGAACGGAGGAGAAGTGGCGAGTCCTGA
- a CDS encoding DUF177 domain-containing protein gives MKISVDEIPQTPKEIDFSQSVEELNQIFSRESSRDFGVPSTLDVHLVYYRSESEIFFSGSFHGECIGVCGRCLEEYSFALDQDFEFVLIPDPRRSPRAAELHRDDLGLSFYSSDEIDVAPLINEQVMLALPTRPLCEEDCRGLCDSCGANLNRETCNCAQTGRDPRTAIFRTLKVDR, from the coding sequence ATGAAAATCTCCGTCGACGAGATTCCTCAAACACCCAAAGAGATCGATTTCTCCCAAAGCGTTGAGGAACTAAACCAGATATTCAGCCGAGAAAGTAGCCGAGATTTTGGCGTTCCGTCCACGTTAGACGTTCATTTGGTCTACTACCGGTCGGAGTCGGAGATCTTTTTTAGCGGCAGCTTTCACGGTGAGTGCATCGGTGTTTGCGGCCGTTGCCTGGAAGAGTATAGTTTCGCGCTCGATCAAGATTTCGAGTTTGTCCTGATTCCCGATCCGAGGAGATCGCCGCGCGCCGCCGAGTTGCATCGCGACGATTTGGGTTTGAGCTTTTATTCGTCGGACGAAATCGACGTCGCGCCGCTGATCAATGAGCAGGTGATGTTGGCGCTGCCGACCCGACCGCTTTGCGAAGAAGATTGCCGCGGGTTATGTGACAGCTGCGGGGCGAACCTCAACCGTGAGACTTGCAACTGCGCCCAAACCGGCCGCGATCCGCGCACGGCGATTTTTCGCACGCTCAAAGTCGATCGCTGA
- a CDS encoding TIGR01212 family radical SAM protein, with product MSAPTILQSRWRGKPFNSFNRVMRERFSARVYKIGLRLDFTCPNRDGKVAVGGCIYCNNASHTAPDYQPRTSVATQLEQGAAALKKRHQAEKFIAYFQSYSNTYDEVGKLAKLYDEALKFPGVVGLAIATRPDCLGDDVLDLLAEIAQRTYLWLEVGLESMSDRTLAWVNRGHTLSDFIDAVERAKQRQLRICTHLILGFPGESRAEILATPALVNRLAIDGLKLHNLHVIKNTQLEEFYKLGQVPLLSRENYIDLMIDFVERLDPAIVMHRLSGEAQRAMTVAPDWSVDKRGVHNAIVKAFAERGAWQGRLFSRNENSQPTGDTWHQGATL from the coding sequence ATGAGCGCACCGACGATCTTGCAGAGCCGCTGGCGCGGCAAACCGTTCAACTCTTTCAATCGCGTAATGCGCGAGCGCTTCAGCGCGCGGGTTTACAAAATCGGCTTGCGCCTCGACTTCACCTGTCCCAATCGCGACGGCAAGGTCGCCGTCGGCGGCTGCATTTATTGCAACAACGCCAGCCACACCGCGCCCGATTACCAGCCACGCACTTCGGTCGCCACGCAGTTGGAACAAGGCGCCGCGGCATTAAAAAAACGCCATCAAGCGGAAAAGTTCATCGCCTACTTTCAGAGCTACAGCAATACCTACGATGAGGTCGGCAAATTGGCCAAGCTCTACGACGAAGCGCTAAAATTTCCCGGCGTGGTCGGCCTCGCCATCGCCACTCGACCCGATTGCCTCGGCGATGACGTTCTCGATCTGCTCGCCGAAATAGCGCAGCGCACATACCTCTGGCTCGAAGTCGGCCTGGAGTCCATGTCCGACCGCACTCTGGCGTGGGTCAATCGCGGCCACACGCTGAGTGATTTCATCGACGCCGTCGAGCGCGCCAAGCAGCGCCAGTTGCGCATCTGCACGCACTTGATCCTGGGCTTTCCCGGCGAAAGCCGCGCTGAAATTCTCGCCACTCCCGCGTTAGTCAACCGGCTCGCCATCGACGGCCTCAAGCTGCACAATCTCCACGTGATCAAAAATACCCAACTGGAAGAGTTCTACAAACTCGGCCAGGTGCCGCTCTTGAGCCGTGAAAACTATATCGATCTGATGATCGACTTCGTCGAACGGCTCGACCCAGCAATAGTGATGCACCGGCTGTCCGGCGAAGCCCAGCGCGCCATGACCGTGGCGCCGGACTGGTCGGTCGACAAACGCGGCGTCCATAACGCCATCGTCAAAGCATTTGCCGAGCGCGGCGCCTGGCAGGGCCGTTTATTCTCACGAAACGAAAACTCACAACCGACAGGCGACACCTGGCACCAAGGAGCAACACTGTGA
- a CDS encoding 50S ribosomal protein L32 → MPVPKRRTSKRVKNQRRSHDHLTAPQWSACANCGETVLPHRACAKCGYYRGRAVIETKES, encoded by the coding sequence ATGCCGGTACCGAAACGAAGAACTTCCAAGCGCGTTAAAAACCAACGTCGCTCGCACGATCATCTAACCGCGCCCCAGTGGAGCGCCTGCGCTAATTGCGGCGAAACGGTATTGCCCCATCGCGCCTGCGCGAAATGCGGCTACTATCGTGGCCGCGCGGTGATCGAAACCAAAGAAAGCTAA
- a CDS encoding acyl carrier protein: protein MAASVQARVKEIVCEQLGVSAEEVTPEASFIEDLGADSLDIVELVMALEEEYEMEISDEDAEKIKTVQDVITYIDAHR from the coding sequence ATGGCGGCATCGGTTCAAGCCAGAGTTAAAGAGATCGTGTGCGAACAATTGGGCGTTAGCGCGGAGGAAGTGACCCCGGAAGCTTCGTTCATCGAAGATCTGGGCGCGGATTCCTTGGATATCGTCGAGCTGGTGATGGCGCTCGAAGAGGAATACGAAATGGAAATCTCCGACGAAGACGCCGAGAAGATCAAAACCGTTCAGGATGTGATCACCTATATCGACGCCCATCGTTAA
- the fabG gene encoding 3-oxoacyl-[acyl-carrier-protein] reductase: protein MTQLLQGQVALVTGASRGIGRAIALALGRAGAHVVVNYRGNQAAAEETLKGIVASGGQGEPCPFDIADEGQIESAVKVVVDRHQKIDILVNNAGVTADNLLMRMKSADWDQVIGTNLKGTVLCTKAVSRVMIRQHGGRIINLSSVVGQMGNAGQSIYAASKAGIIGFTKAVAREVASRGVTVNAVAPGFIDSDMTAKLPEKLREEFLRSIPLGRFGTCDEVADMVLFLAGPGAAYVTGQVFSINGGLYM, encoded by the coding sequence ATGACGCAACTGCTCCAAGGTCAAGTCGCGTTGGTCACCGGCGCCAGCCGTGGCATCGGTCGCGCGATCGCTTTGGCCCTTGGCCGCGCCGGCGCTCATGTCGTCGTCAATTATCGCGGCAATCAAGCTGCAGCCGAGGAGACGCTAAAAGGAATCGTTGCGTCGGGCGGGCAGGGCGAGCCTTGTCCCTTCGATATCGCCGACGAGGGGCAGATCGAGAGCGCGGTGAAAGTTGTCGTTGACCGCCACCAGAAAATTGATATTCTCGTCAACAACGCCGGGGTGACCGCCGACAATCTCTTGATGCGCATGAAGTCGGCGGATTGGGATCAAGTCATCGGTACCAATTTGAAAGGCACGGTGCTCTGCACCAAAGCGGTTTCCCGCGTGATGATTCGCCAGCATGGCGGGCGGATCATCAACCTGTCGTCGGTGGTCGGGCAAATGGGCAACGCCGGTCAGTCGATTTACGCCGCGTCCAAGGCCGGCATCATCGGTTTTACCAAAGCGGTGGCGCGGGAAGTGGCGTCGCGCGGCGTGACGGTTAACGCAGTGGCGCCGGGTTTTATCGACAGCGACATGACGGCGAAGTTGCCGGAGAAATTGCGCGAAGAGTTTTTGCGCTCGATTCCGCTGGGCCGTTTCGGGACTTGCGATGAAGTCGCCGACATGGTTTTGTTTCTAGCGGGGCCGGGGGCGGCCTATGTGACCGGTCAGGTCTTCAGCATTAATGGCGGGCTTTACATGTGA
- a CDS encoding PDZ domain-containing protein: MNGHIGLIHAMLPATVELNVTVPESHPSARNLGAERFGSGTIIDPDGYILTVHYVTIGASSITVTLSDGDQYPAQIAAQDQESGLSLVKISAGKLPYLKMAAPDSVALGQPVVMIASNDENKRRVRGGYVSSMDCYDGEWEYMIEKTIRVTDFNPGFGGGTLANFRGELIGVVSLNLNEVGKYSLAIPVDYYRAYEQELKDFGQVKSRPRRPWLGLYSQAMAGHVIIGGVAPNGPAAKFGLRQGDIILSVEKNEVRSRQELYHEMWKKRPGEQISFRILREDQSFDLQVIGGDRADRYRT, from the coding sequence GTGAACGGCCACATCGGTTTGATTCATGCCATGCTACCGGCCACCGTTGAATTGAACGTCACGGTACCCGAAAGCCATCCATCGGCGCGCAACTTGGGAGCGGAACGCTTCGGCTCGGGCACGATCATCGATCCCGACGGTTACATTCTCACGGTTCACTACGTCACCATCGGCGCCTCGTCGATCACCGTCACGCTTTCCGACGGCGACCAGTATCCGGCGCAAATCGCTGCTCAAGATCAAGAGAGCGGCCTCTCGTTGGTGAAAATCTCCGCCGGCAAATTGCCCTATCTGAAAATGGCCGCGCCCGATTCCGTCGCCCTCGGCCAGCCGGTAGTGATGATCGCTAGCAACGACGAAAACAAACGGCGCGTGCGCGGCGGCTATGTTTCGTCCATGGACTGCTACGACGGCGAATGGGAATACATGATCGAGAAAACCATTCGCGTCACCGATTTCAATCCGGGATTTGGCGGCGGCACGCTGGCCAACTTCCGCGGCGAACTGATCGGCGTGGTGTCTTTGAACTTGAATGAAGTAGGAAAATATTCGCTGGCGATCCCGGTGGATTATTATCGCGCCTACGAACAGGAACTGAAAGACTTCGGCCAGGTCAAAAGCCGGCCGCGCCGGCCCTGGCTCGGTCTCTATTCCCAAGCCATGGCGGGCCATGTCATCATCGGCGGCGTCGCGCCCAACGGGCCGGCCGCAAAGTTCGGTCTACGCCAAGGGGATATTATTTTATCGGTAGAAAAAAATGAGGTCCGCTCACGCCAGGAACTCTACCACGAGATGTGGAAGAAGCGTCCGGGGGAGCAGATCTCGTTTAGAATCTTACGCGAAGATCAGTCCTTCGATTTGCAAGTGATCGGCGGCGATCGCGCCGACCGTTACCGCACTTAG